In Polaribacter sp. Hel_I_88, the following proteins share a genomic window:
- a CDS encoding T9SS type A sorting domain-containing protein, with translation MKQIYFLITILLLTPTTFYAQTVTNVVTGLNGPIALAFNRNTLYVAESGGNKISKIDITDTTPTATDVVTGLTRPAGLTFNGNDLYVAESDGNKIYKIDITTTTPTATDVVTGLVSPVGLAFNGNDLYVAEFGGNKISKIDITATTPTATNVVTGLTGPTGFAFNGNDLYVAEYGGNKISKIDITATTPTATDFLTGLNGPIALAFKGNDLYVAELDGNKISKIDINATTPTATDVVTGLNGHYELAFNGNDLYVAEYSENKISKIDNNTISLNDFSLNKDIVIYPNPSDEFIQFSSLTENNKYSIFDILGAEIKKGVISNNEKINIRNFTNGLYFLKFDNGNTFKFIKKEGIK, from the coding sequence ATGAAACAAATTTACTTTTTAATCACAATTTTACTTTTAACACCTACGACCTTTTATGCACAAACAGTCACTAATGTTGTCACTGGCTTAAATGGTCCTATTGCTTTAGCATTCAACAGAAATACATTGTATGTTGCTGAATCTGGTGGAAATAAAATTTCTAAAATTGACATCACTGATACAACACCAACAGCTACTGATGTTGTTACTGGCTTAACTCGTCCTGCTGGATTAACATTCAACGGAAATGACTTATATGTTGCTGAATCTGATGGAAATAAAATTTATAAAATTGACATCACTACTACAACCCCAACAGCTACTGATGTTGTCACTGGCTTAGTTAGTCCTGTTGGTTTAGCATTCAATGGAAATGACTTGTATGTTGCTGAATTTGGTGGAAATAAAATTTCTAAAATTGATATCACTGCTACAACACCAACAGCTACTAATGTTGTCACTGGCTTAACTGGCCCTACTGGATTTGCATTCAACGGAAATGACTTATATGTTGCGGAATATGGTGGAAATAAAATTTCCAAAATTGATATCACTGCTACAACACCAACAGCTACTGATTTTCTCACTGGATTAAATGGTCCTATTGCATTAGCTTTCAAAGGAAATGACTTGTATGTTGCTGAACTTGATGGAAATAAAATTTCTAAAATTGACATCAATGCTACAACACCAACAGCTACTGATGTTGTCACTGGCTTAAATGGTCATTATGAATTAGCATTCAACGGAAATGACTTGTATGTTGCTGAATATTCTGAAAATAAAATTTCTAAAATTGACAACAACACAATATCATTAAATGACTTTTCTTTAAACAAAGACATAGTAATATATCCAAATCCTTCAGATGAGTTTATTCAATTTTCTAGTTTGACAGAAAATAATAAATATAGTATTTTTGATATCTTAGGTGCTGAAATCAAAAAAGGAGTGATTTCTAATAATGAGAAAATTAACATTAGAAATTTTACAAATGGACTATATTTCTTGAAATTTGATAATGGCAACACGTTTAAATTTATAAAAAAAGAGGGTATTAAATAA
- a CDS encoding toxin-antitoxin system YwqK family antitoxin has product MEILRWQNAGYNGVIDKTKTGPLIKEGIYKEGKKTGEWKEYYNNGKLKSIYNYKSDKLFGAFKQFNEKGELISHIENFNENNPDIYLSVYKSKSIIPAILKVIKSSENKLMIEGLKDFFGDSFTNREELIKVSKHKYKIELKNLDKIFFEFTPYNSELILNINTNKVDMNLTFRKIIK; this is encoded by the coding sequence ATGGAAATTTTACGATGGCAAAATGCGGGTTATAATGGTGTAATAGATAAAACTAAAACTGGACCTTTAATAAAAGAGGGCATTTATAAGGAAGGGAAGAAAACTGGAGAGTGGAAAGAGTATTATAACAATGGGAAACTTAAGAGCATATATAATTACAAATCAGATAAATTATTTGGTGCCTTTAAACAATTTAATGAAAAAGGAGAATTAATCAGTCATATTGAGAATTTTAATGAAAACAATCCAGATATTTATTTATCGGTATATAAATCTAAAAGTATTATTCCTGCGATTTTAAAAGTTATAAAATCTTCAGAAAATAAATTAATGATAGAAGGTTTAAAGGATTTTTTTGGAGACTCATTTACTAATAGAGAAGAGTTAATAAAAGTTAGTAAGCATAAATATAAAATTGAATTAAAAAATTTAGACAAAATATTTTTTGAATTTACACCTTATAATTCAGAATTGATATTGAATATTAATACTAATAAAGTTGATATGAACTTAACTTTTCGTAAAATTATCAAATAA